The following nucleotide sequence is from Flavobacterium sp. N1736.
TATTGCTCTGCTGATCGCGAATGGTGCATTCTTGATGATTTTTTGTGCAATTGTATTTGTAAAAGTCAAAAGTTCAGCTTGCGGCACAACGTGATTTACTAAACCATACTCTTTTGCTTCTTCGGCAGAAATCATTGCTGCGGTCATGATCATTTCCATCGCACGGCCTTTACCCACTAATTGTGGCAAACGCTGCGTTCCTCCGTAACCGGGAATCAATCCTAAAGTTACTTCCGGTAATCCCATTTTTGCATTGTCTGATGCTACTCTAAAATGACACGCCATTGCCAGTTCTAATCCGCCGCCAAGAGCAAAACCGTTAACGGCAGCAATTACGGGTTTCTTTAAACCTTCTATAAAATCAAATAAACTTTCTTGTCCTTCTGCTGCAAGTTGCGCGCCTTCGACAATAGTATAATTTGCAAATTCTGAAATATCGGCTCCGGCTACAAATGCTTTTTCACCAGTTCCGGTAATTACAATAACACGAACATCATCATTTTTGGCTAATAATTTTACTGCTTTACTCAAATCACTAATCGTCGCTTTGTTTAAAGCATTCAATTTTGTAGGTCGGTTAATAGTTACGGTTGCAACTTTTTCTTCAATAGAAATTAAAAGATTTTCGTAGTTCATGACGGTGGTTTTATGAGTTTGTGATAGGTAAAGAAACTCTAAATGTGGTTCCTTTTCCGTAAGTTGATTCAAAGGTAATTGTTCCTTTGTAATTTTCGATAATGTTTTTGATAATTCCGAGACCAAGTCCCATTCCGCTGGTTTTCGTGGTGAATTTTGGTTCGAAAATTCTACTGATATCCTGTTTCTGAATTCCGATTCCGTTGTCTTTTACCGCAATTTCTACATTATTGTTTCTGCGTTTTACTGTAACTAAAATAGATTTATGAAACTGACTTTCGGGAATTGCCTGAGTTGCATTTTTTACCAAATTGGTAATGACACGAATTAATTGCGTTCGATCCATTTTAGAAATAATTTCCTCTTCTTCACTTTCAAAAACAATATAATCTTCGTTAAAAATATCCAATGAAAGCTCTACAACCTCAACCACATTTAAGGTTTCGTTTTGCTGTGCCGGCATCGAAGCAAAATTCGAAAATGCCGAAGCCACTGCCGACATTGTATCAATTTGCTGAATAAGGGTTTCTGAGTAATCGTTCAGTTTCTGTTTTACATCTGGTGCTGTCGGGTCAAACTTTCGTTGAAAACTCTGCACGGTCAATCGCATCGGCGTAAGCGGATTTTTAATTTCATGCGCTACTTGTTTTGCCATTTCACGCCATGCTTCTTCACGCTCACTTTGTGCCAATTTTATAGCACTTGTCTCTAATTTATCGACCATTCCGTTATAAGCCTTTATCAGGAAGTTCACCTCTTTACTATTGGCTTCTAATACAATTTTCTCGTTTTTCTGATCTAAATTGGTTTCTTCCAATCGGTCTGAAATGGTTTTAAGCGATTTTGTTATATAAGTAGAAAGAAAATAAGCCAATGCAAAAGCTACAATTAACATAAAGGAATAAACCTGGCTTAACCGAATTAAAAAAGTATTTAACTCGTTATCATAATAACCATCATCTTCTAAATAGGGAAGATTTAAAATTCCGAGCGGTTTGAATTTTTCGTCTTTGATTAAACTATAAGAAGATCTCTTTTTAACGCCATCGATGGTTTTAATGTCTACAAAACGCTTTTCGATAGAGGAACGCACTAATTTTAGGATATATTCCGGAATTGGCGGCGCTACTTTATCAACCGCAAAAGATTCTTTTGAGGATTTTAGTAATTTGCCGTCAAGGCTATAAATGTTGATTTCGATTTTATGAATCTGCGCTAATTCGTGAATTTTATCTTTAAAAATCAAATCCAGATTTCCTGTTTTTAAAGGATAAGTTGTTGTATTCAACACATAATTAATATGTTCTTTTACGGCATTTTCTTTTCGTTCAAGACGTTCCTGATGATATTCTTTAGCTTCATTTTTAAATTGAATAATAGAAATGGAAGCCAGTAAAAAAGATGCCACAACAATCAATACAATCATCGAAAGGAAAATCCTGACACGCAATGAAAGCATCGACATTTTGAAGTTACTCAGCATATTTTTTGTTTTTGTTTGTTTCAGGTTTCAAGTTTCAGGTTCCGTTGCGGTCGACAACTTGAAACTTGAAACCTGAA
It contains:
- a CDS encoding enoyl-CoA hydratase/isomerase family protein, producing the protein MNYENLLISIEEKVATVTINRPTKLNALNKATISDLSKAVKLLAKNDDVRVIVITGTGEKAFVAGADISEFANYTIVEGAQLAAEGQESLFDFIEGLKKPVIAAVNGFALGGGLELAMACHFRVASDNAKMGLPEVTLGLIPGYGGTQRLPQLVGKGRAMEMIMTAAMISAEEAKEYGLVNHVVPQAELLTFTNTIAQKIIKNAPFAISRAIKAINANFTDGKNGFDTEIKSFGKCFGTQDFKEGTTAFLEKRKAEFTGK
- a CDS encoding ATP-binding protein → MIVLIVVASFLLASISIIQFKNEAKEYHQERLERKENAVKEHINYVLNTTTYPLKTGNLDLIFKDKIHELAQIHKIEINIYSLDGKLLKSSKESFAVDKVAPPIPEYILKLVRSSIEKRFVDIKTIDGVKKRSSYSLIKDEKFKPLGILNLPYLEDDGYYDNELNTFLIRLSQVYSFMLIVAFALAYFLSTYITKSLKTISDRLEETNLDQKNEKIVLEANSKEVNFLIKAYNGMVDKLETSAIKLAQSEREEAWREMAKQVAHEIKNPLTPMRLTVQSFQRKFDPTAPDVKQKLNDYSETLIQQIDTMSAVASAFSNFASMPAQQNETLNVVEVVELSLDIFNEDYIVFESEEEEIISKMDRTQLIRVITNLVKNATQAIPESQFHKSILVTVKRRNNNVEIAVKDNGIGIQKQDISRIFEPKFTTKTSGMGLGLGIIKNIIENYKGTITFESTYGKGTTFRVSLPITNS